In Synergistetes bacterium HGW-Synergistetes-1, the genomic window CTGGATAGAGCATCGGACTACGGATCCGAAGGTTACGAGTTCAAATCTTGTCCGGCGCGCCATTGGAAACAAAGGAGTCCCGTCTGTATAGACGGGACTCCTTTTGATTAAGCGGCAATTGGGGCATCTCGGAGCGCTGCATTAGTAATTTGCCATTGTGAAACTGCGGCCGGAGAAATGCCGCGTGAAGCGGCGATTATTATCGCCGTGAAGCGATTGTTTTTCAAGACGTCCGAACTATGGTTTCATCTTAAACGACTGCTTCACTCTCGCTTCACGTGACTGTATTTGTCGCAGTTTCACAATTGTAACCATTGTTTCACAACCGTTTCACGCCGGAGTTTTTCCTGCAGCTTCACTACAACCCTTTGCTAAGCCAGAAGGGACAGAGATCTCATTGCTTGAGACAAAAAAAGCGGTCCCGTCTTTTGACGGGACCGCTCGCCGGATGGCTGGAAACAACTTAAATTAGAATTTCTCTCCTTCAGACCTGGCAACAACTGCCGAGACGCACATGTCGCCTGTGACGTTGATGGAGGTGCGGGCCATGTCGAGGACTGCGTCGATACCTGCTACAAGTCCGATACCCTCAATAGGGAGACCGGCAGAGGTGAGGACCATGGAAAGCATGATCAGTCCTGCTCCGGGAACGCCTGCTGTACCAATTGAGGCCAGGGTCGCTGTGAGGAGGATGCCGACCTGTGCACCTATAGAGAGAGGAATTCCGAATGCCTGTGCAACGAAGAGAGCGCAGACGCCCTGATAAAGGGCGGTTCCGTCCATGTTGATCGTGGCTCCCAATGGGAGGACAAACGACGAAACTTTTTCTGATACTCCGAGGTTTTCCTGGACGTTTCTCATTGAGATGGGGAGAACTCCGGAGCTTGAACGTGTTACGAAAGCTGCGAGCATCGCTTCTTTAACTCCGTTGAAGAACCAGAGCGGTGATTTCTTGACGAAAACCGTGATCAGGCTTGAGTATACGAAAACAGCCTGGAGGAAACAGCCAAGATATACCGCGAATATGACCTTCGCAAATGGAGCAAGGACTGCAGGGCCATACTTTGCCGCAGTAACGGCGATGAGTGCAAAGATGCCGAGGGGTGCAAATTTCATGACGATCCCGGTCATTTTGTACATCGTCTCAGCCAGGGATTCAGTGAACTGAAGGAATATCTTTCCTTTTTCCCCTATTAGGGTAGCAGATACTCCAAGGAAGAGGGCAAATACGATGATCTGAAGCATTGAACCGCTGACAAGGGCTTGCAACGGATTTGACGGGACTATGCCGAGAAGGACATCGACCATGCCGGCCGCTGCCTTTGCTTCTCCTGCAGCGCCTTCAATACTGAGTCCCACTCCGGGCTGGATGATATTGCCGAGGATCAGACCGAAGATTATCGCTACAACAGTTGTAGATAGATAGAGAACGATCGTCTTTACTCCAATGCGACCCAGAACTTTAGGGTCTCCTATCGATGCCGCACCTGTGATGATGCTGGCAAAAACAAGGGGAACGATGAGCATTTTCAAGAGTCCGAGGAAGATTTTACCAATGAGGTCAAGAAGGGGGATAAGGAAATTTGAGATGAAGGTACTTGATTGCTGCATCGGGCCAATTACGAACCCTAAAACGATACCAATTACGAACCCGATGGCTATCTTCCAGATAAGGGGCATCTGTTTTTTCTCCTGCATTCGAATCACTCCTTAAGAAATGTTTTTTGATAAAAATAAATCCAAAGGCCTTAAGAGATACAGCCCTATATCTCTTACGTTAATTTTAGCATAAATGATAGATAAACAAGCAAAAAGCACTAAATGATTTAAAGAGGATAAAACTTTTCCTAATTGTAGATGCTTGTTATAATCTTTAACTATAAGGAGTTGATTGCCGTGCATATGGCCGACGTACTTGTTTCTCCTGCAGTTGGCGGTGTTTTTTGGATTGTCAGCGCGTATTTGACAGCAAAAAGTTCTGCCGTATTGAAAAAAAGTGATGATACAGGCAAGACTGCATTGATGGGCGTGCTTGCCGCCTTTGTATTCGCGTCACAGATGATTAATTTTTCTATCCCTGGGACCGGATCAAGCGGGCACATAGGAGGAGGACTGCTGCTGTCCATATTCCTGGGTCCTGAACGGGCATTCCTTTCAATGGTATCGATACTGGCAGTACAGGCACTCTTCTTTGCGGACGGTGGGCTGCTGGCATTAGGGTGCAACATTTTCAACATGGGATTTTTCCCCTGCTTCATTGCCTATCCATTTATTTATAAAAAATTATCCGAGAAGATAGGCGGAACCAAAGGAATATTCTGGGGTTCGCTAATTGCTTCAATAGCAGGCCTTACCATGGGAGCATTCTTTGTTGTTCTTCAGACTGCGTTTTCAGGGATCACTTCTCTTCCTGTAAATATTTTCCTGCTTCTGATGCTTCCCATACACTTTGCAATAGGTGCGGTGGAGGGCTTTGCTACAGCTATGGTCGTAATTTATGTATATTCAAAAATGCCTGGGGTGCTGACTGAGTTGGAGACTGAGAGTCGTCATAAGGAAATGAAACGGGCGGTCGCAGTTTTTGCCCTGCTTGCCCTCGTGACCGGCGGACTTTTTGCATGGTACGTATCTTCTTCTCCCGACGGACTCGAATGGTCGATAGAGGGTGTTGCAGGTAGTTCAGAATTAGAGGCTCCGCGGTCATTACTTCATTCTTTCTCAGCTTTGATCCAGGAACGGTTTGCTCCGTTACCTGATTATGCCTTTAAAAACAAAGCAACTTCCGAAAATATGGGTACAACAGTTTCAGGCTTAGTGGGAAGTATTATAACCCTGACACTTGCTCTTGCCCTGGGAATGTTCTTTAGAAAAAGAAATGGCCGGCCGTGAGGCTGAAGGATCTTTACAGGACAGAGATATATGATGAAAGGAGAGGCACTTCTTTTTCGCCTATCGTTCTTCTTGCTGTAACACTTGTTTACACCGTTGCAGTTGTTTCTTTTGACCGTTATCAGACATTCAGGATGCTCCCGCTTGCCGCATATCCAATTTTTATGGGATCATTTGCGTGCGTATCCGGTAGGGATCTTTTCAGGAAGATACTGACAGTCTTGCCTTTCGTTATTTTCATAGGCATTTGGAATCCATTTTTTGACACAACACGCACAGAATATCTCGGTATTATGATCTCAATGGGATGGATATCATTTTTCTCCTTGATCCTGAAGTTTCTGCTGATTGTTCCAGCTACGCTTATAATGGTAGCTGCAACAGGCTTTGATGGACTTTGCAGGACCGCCGCATCTCTTGGGCTTCCCGATGTTCTTGTTACACAACTTTTTCTTCTCCAGCGTTATATCAGGCTTCTGGTTGAAGAAACACATAATATCGTCAGGGCCAGGGTTTTCAGGGGTGGTAAAATAACTATTGCAAATGCCGGAAATATTTGCGGTCCTTTGCTGCTCCGGTGTCTCAGCAGATCGGAGAGGATCCACAGCGCTCTTATGTGCAGAGGTTTCGGCGGACAGCTTTACCACAAGCATGGAAGAGAGAACAGATTATCAGTGCATGATCTGATATTTGTTTTGACCTGGGGCGTATTCTTTTCTATGGTGCGAATGTTTGATATGCCAATAATAATTGGCGACCTGATAGTAGGGTGTGTATTTTGAAGGTTTTTGAAATCGAAAATATCTGCTATTCTTACCCGGATGGAACGAAAGCGCTGAACGATCTTTCTTTTTCAGTATATGAGGGAGAGATACTGGGCATAGCGGGTGCGAACGGTTCCGGAAAATCGACGCTTCTTATGCTGATGATGGGCTGTCTCTCTCCTTTACACGGAAAGATAATTTATGAAGGAGAGAAACTCAGCAAAGAGAAACTAATGATCATGAGGCGTGCGACGGGAATTCTCTTCCAGGATCCTGACGATCAGCTTTTTCTCCCTACCGTATGGGAGGATGTTGCCTTTGGCCCTCGAAACCTCGGCCTGACCGAGGAAGAAGTGGCGTCAAGAGTTAAAAGCGCACTGCGTGATACCGGAATAGAGGTGCTTGCAAATAAGGCGCCATGGAAATTATCAGGTGGCGAAAAAACACTTGCTGCACTGGCAGGTCTTTTTGCAATGAGGCCCAAAACTCTGCTGCTTGACGAGCCGACTTCAGGACTGGACCCTAAAAGCAGGCGTGAACTGATAAATATAATAGGCAGGACAAAAATTACCGCTGTCATTGCCACGCATGACCTGGACATGGTGATGGATGTCTGCCAAAGGGTAGTTATTATGAAAAACGGGACCATTGAAAGTGATGGAAAGGTACCAGGAATTCTTACAGATCGAAAGTTTATGGCATCGTGCGGACTTGAAATACCTCTCAGCCTTACGAGCCGTTTCAGTTAGGAGAAAATTATGTTTCTATTCAGATCTTTACCCGTATTGCCTTTACCGGTGTTAAGCCTGTTGCTGCCACTAGCCGCAGCTTTTCTTCCTCTTGGTTTTTATATATACAAAAGGATCAAATGCTGGCATAAATATGAAGAATGTGTCTGCGAAATTAATTTGAGGTTTTTAAAGATATTTTTTCTTGCCGTTCTATCGGCCAACCTTTTTCTTACGTGGTCGGTATGGACAAGTATGGGAAAGGGCGGAACGGAACTATTTGTTCTGAGCAGCGGCGGATGGTCCCAAACTCTCTCTCCTGACAGTCCGATGCTTATTAAGGCAGTGCTTCAG contains:
- a CDS encoding dicarboxylate/amino acid:cation symporter; the encoded protein is MQEKKQMPLIWKIAIGFVIGIVLGFVIGPMQQSSTFISNFLIPLLDLIGKIFLGLLKMLIVPLVFASIITGAASIGDPKVLGRIGVKTIVLYLSTTVVAIIFGLILGNIIQPGVGLSIEGAAGEAKAAAGMVDVLLGIVPSNPLQALVSGSMLQIIVFALFLGVSATLIGEKGKIFLQFTESLAETMYKMTGIVMKFAPLGIFALIAVTAAKYGPAVLAPFAKVIFAVYLGCFLQAVFVYSSLITVFVKKSPLWFFNGVKEAMLAAFVTRSSSGVLPISMRNVQENLGVSEKVSSFVLPLGATINMDGTALYQGVCALFVAQAFGIPLSIGAQVGILLTATLASIGTAGVPGAGLIMLSMVLTSAGLPIEGIGLVAGIDAVLDMARTSINVTGDMCVSAVVARSEGEKF
- a CDS encoding cobalamin biosynthesis protein CbiM — its product is MHMADVLVSPAVGGVFWIVSAYLTAKSSAVLKKSDDTGKTALMGVLAAFVFASQMINFSIPGTGSSGHIGGGLLLSIFLGPERAFLSMVSILAVQALFFADGGLLALGCNIFNMGFFPCFIAYPFIYKKLSEKIGGTKGIFWGSLIASIAGLTMGAFFVVLQTAFSGITSLPVNIFLLLMLPIHFAIGAVEGFATAMVVIYVYSKMPGVLTELETESRHKEMKRAVAVFALLALVTGGLFAWYVSSSPDGLEWSIEGVAGSSELEAPRSLLHSFSALIQERFAPLPDYAFKNKATSENMGTTVSGLVGSIITLTLALALGMFFRKRNGRP
- a CDS encoding cobalt ABC transporter ATP-binding protein — encoded protein: MLKVFEIENICYSYPDGTKALNDLSFSVYEGEILGIAGANGSGKSTLLMLMMGCLSPLHGKIIYEGEKLSKEKLMIMRRATGILFQDPDDQLFLPTVWEDVAFGPRNLGLTEEEVASRVKSALRDTGIEVLANKAPWKLSGGEKTLAALAGLFAMRPKTLLLDEPTSGLDPKSRRELINIIGRTKITAVIATHDLDMVMDVCQRVVIMKNGTIESDGKVPGILTDRKFMASCGLEIPLSLTSRFS